One genomic segment of Aquipluma nitroreducens includes these proteins:
- the porN gene encoding type IX secretion system ring subunit PorN/GldN, whose translation MKKILVFIGVLALLFGATQQETKAQIIDGAYKRTDVYNRKPTPLPYVREADVMWRKKVWRIIDLREKINQPLYFPTKEVDGRFNLVNLMIQGVKDGKLTAYDAKNDDEFKVPMTFEQVKEAFGATTRTRKVRNVDTGELQDKVVAGEIRSEEVKQFMVKEEWYFDKQTSTMNVRVIGICPIQEFYRDEDTNQEQVQRRQVFWIYFPEAREIMAANEVFNPQNTARNLSFDDIFLKRKFNSYIVKEENIYNNREISQYLGSKDAMLESKRIENSIFDYEQNLWEY comes from the coding sequence ATGAAAAAGATTTTAGTATTCATTGGTGTATTGGCTTTACTGTTTGGAGCCACCCAGCAAGAAACCAAGGCTCAGATTATTGATGGAGCATATAAACGCACCGACGTTTATAATCGCAAACCAACGCCATTACCCTACGTCAGAGAAGCCGATGTGATGTGGCGTAAGAAAGTCTGGCGTATCATTGACCTTCGGGAAAAGATTAACCAACCTTTGTATTTTCCAACGAAAGAAGTTGATGGAAGATTCAATTTGGTAAACCTGATGATTCAAGGTGTAAAAGACGGCAAATTAACCGCCTATGATGCTAAGAACGATGACGAATTTAAAGTTCCTATGACTTTTGAGCAAGTGAAGGAAGCTTTTGGTGCAACAACAAGAACCCGAAAAGTTCGAAACGTTGATACAGGTGAACTTCAGGACAAAGTTGTAGCAGGTGAAATCCGCTCTGAAGAAGTCAAACAATTCATGGTGAAAGAAGAATGGTATTTCGACAAACAGACTTCAACAATGAATGTGAGAGTAATTGGAATTTGTCCAATTCAGGAATTCTACCGCGACGAAGATACCAATCAGGAACAGGTGCAACGCCGTCAGGTATTTTGGATTTATTTCCCTGAAGCTCGGGAAATCATGGCTGCCAATGAAGTTTTCAATCCCCAAAACACAGCACGTAACTTATCGTTTGACGACATCTTTCTGAAAAGAAAATTTAATTCGTACATCGTAAAGGAAGAAAATATTTACAACAACCGAGAAATTAGCCAGTATCTTGGAAGTAAGGATGCTATGCTTGAAAGTAAACGAATTGAAAATTCGATATTCGATTACGAACAAAATCTTTGGGAATATTAA
- the porK gene encoding type IX secretion system lipoprotein PorK/GldK, producing MASFLFSSCHRDWTSQLTSAQNRKPYFEPIPYGMNFIKQGSINVGPSEEEVDRSSTPVKTVSVPSFWMDDTEITNNEYRQFVYWVRDSIARQLLSETIPEFLISEGRKGVILENPRLNWLEPIEWKNPEYQAALSEIYIPEAERFFNRREIDSRKLKFEYYWVDYRQAAKRANSYNFETQSYGGNVIDANGKESPTQNRSSFIMHETTPVYPDTLVWIRDYTFSYNEPLTEKYFSHVAYDNYPVVGVTWAQAKAFCQWRTKQMNNFQDMIKNPGVMDYRLPTEVEWEYAARGGHQMTLYPWGSYYSRNEEGSFVANFKPMRGNYVSDSESSITTMKVANYLPNSYGLYDMAGNVAEWTSNAYAESGYEIMSDFSPDFQYNAKPDDPPALKRKVIRGGSWKDIAYYVQVSTRSFEYQDSAKSYVGFRCVRSTFKPKYYE from the coding sequence ATGGCCTCATTCCTCTTCAGCTCATGTCATCGAGACTGGACGAGCCAGCTAACTAGTGCCCAGAATAGAAAACCATATTTTGAGCCTATTCCCTACGGAATGAATTTCATTAAACAAGGCAGCATTAACGTAGGCCCGTCCGAAGAAGAAGTTGATCGCTCAAGTACTCCGGTGAAAACCGTCTCCGTTCCGTCATTCTGGATGGACGATACTGAAATCACAAATAATGAATATCGCCAGTTTGTTTATTGGGTCAGAGATTCAATCGCACGCCAACTTCTATCCGAAACAATCCCTGAATTTCTGATTTCTGAAGGAAGAAAAGGAGTCATTCTTGAAAATCCCCGACTCAACTGGCTTGAACCTATTGAATGGAAAAATCCGGAATATCAGGCCGCACTTTCTGAAATTTATATTCCAGAAGCAGAACGATTCTTCAACAGAAGAGAAATTGATTCACGAAAACTCAAATTTGAATATTATTGGGTTGACTACCGGCAAGCTGCCAAACGAGCAAATAGTTATAATTTTGAGACACAGAGCTACGGAGGAAATGTTATAGATGCAAACGGAAAAGAAAGTCCTACGCAGAACCGATCATCGTTTATCATGCATGAAACAACACCGGTATATCCGGATACTTTAGTTTGGATACGCGATTACACCTTTTCCTACAACGAACCTTTAACCGAAAAGTACTTCTCCCATGTTGCCTACGATAATTATCCGGTTGTTGGTGTCACATGGGCACAAGCCAAAGCTTTTTGTCAATGGAGAACGAAGCAAATGAATAACTTTCAGGATATGATTAAGAATCCGGGAGTAATGGATTACAGATTGCCTACAGAAGTTGAATGGGAATACGCTGCCCGTGGCGGTCATCAGATGACTCTTTATCCGTGGGGAAGTTATTACTCAAGAAACGAAGAGGGAAGTTTCGTTGCCAATTTTAAACCGATGCGGGGAAATTATGTATCGGACAGTGAATCAAGCATAACAACTATGAAAGTTGCCAACTATCTGCCAAACTCATATGGTTTGTACGACATGGCTGGAAACGTAGCTGAATGGACTTCGAATGCCTACGCTGAATCAGGTTATGAGATCATGAGTGATTTCAGTCCCGACTTCCAATACAATGCAAAACCCGATGATCCTCCTGCATTGAAACGAAAAGTCATTCGTGGCGGATCGTGGAAAGACATTGCCTATTACGTTCAGGTTTCGACCCGAAGCTTTGAATATCAGGATTCGGCAAAGTCGTATGTTGGATTCAGATGCGTTAGAAGCACGTTTAAGCCAAAGTATTACGAATAG